In a genomic window of Venatoribacter cucullus:
- a CDS encoding RidA family protein: protein MSREIISTANAPAAIGTYSQAVKVGNTVYLSGQIPLVPETMEIIEGGIEARIHQVFKNLSAVCEAAGGSLQDIVKLNIFLTDLGNFATVNKIMAEYFEQPYPARAAVGVAQLPRDAQVEMDGVLVLG from the coding sequence ATGAGCCGCGAAATTATCTCTACCGCCAATGCACCGGCGGCCATCGGTACTTATTCACAGGCCGTTAAAGTGGGCAACACCGTGTATCTGTCCGGCCAGATTCCGCTGGTACCGGAGACCATGGAAATTATTGAAGGTGGCATTGAAGCGCGCATTCATCAGGTGTTCAAAAACCTGAGTGCTGTGTGTGAAGCCGCCGGTGGTTCGCTGCAGGACATCGTGAAGCTGAATATCTTCCTCACCGACCTGGGCAACTTCGCCACCGTAAACAAGATTATGGCGGAATACTTTGAACAGCCTTACCCGGCCCGCGCTGCGGTGGGTGTGGCCCAGCTGCCGCGCGATGCGCAGGTCGAAATGGATGGCGTACTGGTGCTGGGCTAA